The Polyangium spumosum genome includes a window with the following:
- a CDS encoding DUF4175 domain-containing protein, translating to MEHDVPVALLAQLRSTWEAEIRPSARRALVALAAALVISLAHLARRGTPAVRATVAALLAAFCVLLVARAIVLHRRRQDLRRTVMDTIGPTDPELAAATVRGLGLVEQTAKGETRGSASLARLHLTRLLSRASIERIAERASIAARRWSAAGLVFALVAVVGAAIEQRVVEGLDVLVARNGEAPLSLSYLEDVNIVAKPPEYLQQHGRVLDAFEETALPRGTTITVHGRPTFASRTLVLTDGKVEVPFALDGVGGVVARWELGDTATLRVAARFGEVRIPQADEQVVTSIPDLAPKVLVEDAPRTVRMLDEPEIVVSYEVTDDHGLREVDLVYRSGGREARRVLSRPQGDPTSDRGSHRIVFGGDAFFKRNFLPVEITVEARDNDPIAGPKWGKSAAIVVIPPQVGEPEALRYEALVRARDALTDLVAMRLVEEAPRGKGSADHLKKEREAQEKAMEVVAEALAGTYGGLRFPRRALALARGQLRRLAVALDEESKQPSAATHQRLVEESEEVLLAIDAAARSLGTSDTRRVAKRLSAVADEAAEATAVAAGQRGSDTASGVTRLDAAVSVLDGGGKQLLRLGRLGLDLGEIVANGLRRIDRARKANDLFHAELAARDLAARLRNPDPSFAGGGGKGSGTESGAGGSGTGDGDPSSADDAAEAGEQALEELIREHSNELEDVERALERAFSQDELDELKDEAKKHAEAIREAIKDLPRRAGEPGSASAAGKQARDLAESMADALEQGRPRDAVQSGKEAMRALEDAKKRGQGAAEWDLGEQSAGREAERARPGLSEELAWAEEALEKLRKSAAERAKGDLEKSGKREAQMAERARKLAEKGASGDGSLPEETLDLLERAEKSMRDAERALSEGNGEAGLEHQQNAQRLLEMARGERSNEENESSQERQESSDGRAMAKKADIPGKDGHKGPDAFRKRVLEGLGGSSDPLLKEAVKRYAEGLLR from the coding sequence GTGGAGCACGACGTCCCGGTTGCCTTGCTCGCCCAGCTCCGTTCCACCTGGGAAGCCGAGATCCGTCCCTCCGCGCGCCGCGCGCTCGTCGCGCTCGCCGCCGCCCTGGTGATCAGCCTCGCGCACCTCGCGCGCCGAGGCACGCCGGCCGTCCGCGCGACGGTGGCCGCGCTGCTCGCCGCGTTCTGCGTGCTGCTGGTGGCGCGCGCGATCGTGCTGCACCGACGGAGGCAGGATCTACGGCGCACGGTGATGGACACGATCGGCCCGACGGACCCGGAGCTCGCCGCGGCGACGGTGCGAGGCCTCGGGCTCGTGGAGCAGACGGCCAAGGGCGAGACGCGCGGATCGGCGTCGCTCGCCCGCCTGCACCTCACCCGCCTGCTGAGCCGCGCGTCGATCGAGCGGATCGCGGAGCGCGCGTCGATCGCGGCGCGGAGGTGGTCCGCCGCGGGCCTCGTGTTCGCGCTCGTGGCGGTGGTGGGCGCGGCGATCGAGCAACGTGTGGTCGAGGGGCTCGACGTGCTCGTCGCGCGAAACGGCGAGGCGCCGCTTTCGCTCTCGTACCTCGAGGACGTGAACATCGTCGCGAAGCCGCCCGAGTATCTGCAGCAGCACGGCCGGGTGCTCGATGCCTTCGAGGAGACGGCGCTGCCGCGCGGGACGACGATCACCGTGCACGGTCGGCCGACGTTCGCGAGCCGCACGCTGGTGCTGACGGACGGCAAGGTCGAGGTGCCGTTCGCGCTCGACGGCGTGGGCGGCGTGGTCGCGCGGTGGGAGCTCGGCGATACGGCGACGCTCCGGGTCGCGGCGCGCTTCGGCGAGGTGCGGATCCCGCAGGCCGACGAGCAGGTCGTCACGTCGATCCCGGACCTCGCGCCGAAGGTCCTCGTCGAGGACGCGCCGCGCACGGTGCGCATGCTCGACGAGCCGGAGATCGTGGTGTCGTACGAGGTGACCGACGATCACGGCCTGCGCGAGGTGGACCTGGTCTACCGCTCGGGAGGTCGAGAGGCGCGGCGCGTGCTCTCGCGGCCGCAGGGGGATCCGACGTCGGATCGAGGTTCACACCGGATCGTCTTCGGCGGCGACGCGTTCTTCAAGCGCAACTTCTTGCCCGTGGAGATCACGGTGGAGGCGCGCGACAACGATCCGATCGCGGGGCCGAAGTGGGGCAAGAGCGCGGCGATCGTGGTGATCCCGCCGCAGGTGGGCGAGCCGGAGGCGCTCCGGTACGAGGCGCTCGTGCGCGCGCGTGACGCGCTGACGGACCTCGTGGCGATGCGGCTCGTGGAGGAGGCGCCGCGCGGCAAGGGCAGCGCCGATCACCTGAAGAAGGAGCGCGAGGCGCAGGAGAAGGCGATGGAGGTGGTCGCCGAGGCGCTCGCCGGGACGTACGGCGGTCTGCGCTTCCCGCGCCGCGCGCTCGCGCTCGCCCGCGGGCAGCTCCGCAGGCTCGCGGTCGCGCTCGACGAGGAGTCGAAGCAACCGTCGGCCGCGACGCACCAGAGGCTCGTCGAGGAGAGCGAGGAGGTGCTGCTCGCGATCGACGCGGCGGCGCGCTCGCTCGGGACGTCGGACACGCGCCGCGTGGCGAAGCGGCTCTCGGCGGTGGCAGACGAGGCCGCGGAGGCGACGGCCGTCGCGGCAGGGCAACGCGGGAGCGACACGGCGAGCGGCGTCACGCGGCTCGACGCGGCGGTGAGCGTGCTCGACGGAGGCGGAAAGCAGCTCCTCAGGCTCGGTCGGCTGGGCCTGGATCTCGGGGAGATCGTGGCGAACGGGCTGCGGCGGATCGATCGGGCCCGCAAGGCGAACGATCTGTTCCACGCCGAGCTCGCCGCGCGCGACCTCGCGGCGCGCCTGCGCAACCCCGATCCGTCGTTCGCAGGTGGTGGCGGCAAGGGGAGCGGGACGGAGTCCGGCGCCGGAGGGAGCGGGACGGGGGACGGAGATCCGTCGAGCGCCGACGACGCCGCAGAGGCAGGCGAGCAGGCGCTCGAGGAGCTGATCCGCGAGCACTCGAACGAGCTCGAAGACGTGGAGCGGGCGCTCGAACGAGCGTTCTCGCAGGACGAGCTCGACGAGCTGAAGGACGAGGCGAAAAAACACGCCGAGGCGATCCGCGAGGCGATCAAGGATCTGCCGCGCCGCGCAGGGGAGCCGGGGTCGGCGTCGGCCGCGGGCAAACAAGCGCGGGACCTCGCCGAGTCGATGGCCGACGCGCTCGAACAGGGCAGGCCGCGCGACGCGGTGCAGAGCGGCAAGGAGGCGATGCGCGCGCTCGAAGACGCGAAGAAGCGCGGGCAAGGGGCCGCGGAGTGGGACCTCGGCGAGCAGAGCGCCGGGCGCGAGGCAGAGCGGGCACGGCCGGGCCTGTCCGAGGAGCTCGCGTGGGCGGAGGAGGCGCTCGAGAAGCTGCGCAAATCGGCGGCCGAGCGCGCGAAGGGGGACCTCGAGAAGAGCGGCAAACGCGAGGCGCAGATGGCCGAGCGCGCGCGCAAGCTCGCGGAGAAGGGCGCGTCGGGCGACGGGAGTTTGCCCGAGGAGACGCTCGACCTCCTGGAGCGCGCCGAGAAGAGCATGCGCGACGCCGAGCGCGCGCTCTCCGAGGGCAACGGCGAGGCGGGGCTCGAGCACCAGCAGAACGCGCAGCGCCTCCTGGAGATGGCGCGCGGCGAGCGGAGCAACGAGGAGAACGAGTCGAGCCAGGAGCGGCAAGAGTCGAGCGACGGACGCGCGATGGCGAAGAAGGCGGACATCCCCGGCAAAGACGGGCACAAGGGCCCGGACGCGTTCCGCAAGCGCGTGCTCGAGGGCCTCGGCGGGTCGAGTGATCCGCTGCTGAAGGAAGCCGTGAAGCGTTACGCGGAGGGGCTCCTGCGATGA
- a CDS encoding radical SAM protein, which translates to MANIGYIQVVRHCNHFCGFCSNPTTPYVHTFDTMKVLVDDLVKRGYFGVILTGGEPTLHPELPKIAAYASSQGLHVRMITNGSRLSDPAFAREVAEAGVRLVHVSVYSVRPEVEAILRGAEGTLEKAFAAVKNAHDHGIEVNINCVINKLNADHLDENIDHWIERHPYVRHFVWNNLDPSMGRAEVNQAQFTPRLAEFEVSLQRALRKLHASGRTFRVEKVPLCYMTEFAWASTETRKIVKGEERIVHFLDNKQTVRQTDWEHIYAPACAHCTLRPICGGLFDRGAAYDPEELSPVFVSMDAVVETIITDPSDPSYPLRTLPAWKKDFDRRLAEARDHSFEKPHASAEEMRPPDAPPVGMVTEKGLRLFEAKRKSEAKKAESLGVSMERVDAAVPEDGANGI; encoded by the coding sequence TTGGCAAACATCGGCTACATCCAGGTCGTCCGGCATTGCAACCATTTTTGTGGGTTCTGCTCGAACCCGACGACGCCCTACGTGCACACCTTCGACACGATGAAGGTGCTCGTCGACGACCTGGTAAAACGCGGGTATTTCGGGGTCATCCTCACGGGGGGTGAGCCCACGCTGCACCCGGAGCTGCCGAAGATCGCGGCGTATGCCTCGTCGCAGGGCCTCCACGTGCGAATGATCACGAACGGCTCGCGGCTCTCGGATCCCGCCTTCGCGCGGGAGGTGGCGGAGGCGGGCGTCCGGCTCGTGCACGTGTCGGTGTATTCGGTGCGGCCCGAGGTGGAGGCCATTTTGCGCGGCGCGGAGGGCACGCTGGAGAAGGCGTTCGCCGCCGTGAAGAATGCGCACGACCATGGCATCGAGGTGAACATCAACTGCGTGATCAACAAGCTGAACGCCGATCACCTCGACGAGAACATCGACCACTGGATCGAGCGTCACCCCTACGTGCGCCATTTCGTGTGGAACAACCTCGACCCCTCGATGGGCCGGGCCGAGGTGAACCAGGCGCAGTTCACCCCGCGGCTCGCCGAATTCGAGGTCTCGCTCCAGCGCGCGTTGCGCAAGCTCCACGCGTCCGGACGCACGTTCCGCGTGGAGAAGGTCCCGCTCTGCTACATGACCGAGTTCGCCTGGGCGAGCACCGAGACCCGCAAGATCGTGAAGGGCGAGGAGCGCATCGTGCATTTCCTCGACAACAAGCAGACCGTTCGCCAGACCGACTGGGAGCACATCTACGCCCCCGCCTGCGCCCATTGCACGCTCCGCCCGATCTGCGGCGGCCTCTTCGACCGCGGCGCCGCCTACGACCCGGAGGAGCTCTCTCCCGTGTTCGTCTCCATGGACGCCGTCGTCGAGACCATCATCACCGACCCGAGCGACCCGAGTTATCCGCTGCGCACGCTGCCCGCGTGGAAAAAGGATTTTGACAGGAGGCTCGCCGAGGCCCGCGACCATTCCTTCGAAAAACCCCACGCGTCCGCCGAGGAAATGCGCCCGCCCGACGCGCCGCCCGTCGGCATGGTGACCGAAAAAGGCCTCCGGCTCTTCGAGGCGAAACGAAAGAGCGAGGCGAAGAAGGCCGAGTCGCTCGGCGTATCGATGGAGCGCGTCGACGCCGCCGTGCCCGAGGACGGCGCGAACGGGATCTAG
- a CDS encoding serine/threonine-protein kinase: MDERWAGPYRLESVIARGGFGVVARATHAPTGRAAAVKVMHAELFADPTAIPRFEREAAIVCDLPHPNVVRVHEIGHLSDGRPYFAMELLDGESLDARLAAAGRLPLPETLDILEPLADALAAAHARGIVHRDIKPSNVFLAKNRAEGRVVLLDFGVAKLLDSAGPSLTASRATLGTLPFMAPEQVLGKPLDIRADVYALGALAFAMLTGKPPFGAQATAVVRQIHLHARPPRPSERAPLDPALDEPLLRALCRDPAGRQASAPELVRALRAAGETTKRPRTPGPAASSARPSMAVSALLRAEATALADGDEALLSALEMSLPLVSAELAAAGLVLVEETTTNLLAVSPTPPDPPFARRVLEACVRAYRRVLAGPLSGQPAALGIALHVGALHASEAGTILPGGLLDVAAWSPGPLSGVVATREALLGQDLPRSPCPSDGRFFFLER, from the coding sequence ATGGACGAGCGCTGGGCGGGTCCTTATCGGCTCGAATCGGTGATCGCCCGCGGCGGATTCGGGGTCGTCGCCCGCGCCACGCACGCGCCCACCGGCCGCGCCGCCGCGGTGAAGGTCATGCACGCCGAGCTCTTCGCCGATCCCACGGCGATCCCGCGATTCGAACGCGAAGCGGCCATCGTCTGCGACCTCCCCCACCCGAATGTCGTCCGCGTGCACGAGATCGGCCACCTCTCCGACGGGCGCCCTTATTTCGCCATGGAGCTGCTCGACGGCGAGAGCCTCGACGCGCGCCTCGCCGCCGCCGGCCGGCTCCCGCTCCCGGAGACCCTCGACATCCTCGAGCCCCTCGCGGACGCCCTCGCCGCCGCGCACGCGCGCGGCATCGTCCACCGCGACATCAAACCCTCGAACGTCTTCCTCGCCAAGAACCGCGCCGAGGGCCGGGTCGTCTTGCTCGATTTCGGCGTCGCCAAGCTCCTCGACAGCGCCGGCCCCTCGCTCACCGCTTCCCGCGCGACGCTCGGCACGCTCCCGTTCATGGCGCCGGAGCAGGTCCTCGGAAAACCCCTCGACATCCGGGCGGACGTCTATGCCCTCGGCGCGCTCGCATTCGCCATGCTCACGGGAAAACCGCCCTTCGGCGCCCAGGCCACCGCCGTCGTCCGCCAGATTCACCTCCACGCGCGGCCGCCCCGGCCGAGCGAACGCGCGCCCCTCGATCCCGCGCTCGACGAGCCCCTGCTCCGCGCCCTCTGCCGCGATCCCGCGGGCAGGCAGGCCTCCGCGCCGGAGCTCGTCCGAGCACTCCGCGCCGCGGGTGAAACCACGAAACGACCTCGAACTCCGGGCCCCGCGGCCTCCTCCGCCCGCCCCTCCATGGCCGTCTCCGCCCTGCTCCGCGCCGAAGCCACCGCGCTCGCGGACGGGGACGAGGCGCTGCTCTCGGCCCTCGAAATGAGCTTGCCCCTCGTCTCCGCCGAGCTCGCCGCCGCGGGCCTCGTGCTCGTCGAGGAGACCACGACGAACCTGCTCGCCGTCTCGCCCACGCCGCCCGACCCGCCCTTCGCCCGGCGCGTGCTCGAAGCGTGTGTCCGGGCCTATCGTCGTGTCCTCGCCGGACCCTTGTCCGGACAACCTGCCGCGCTCGGCATCGCCCTGCACGTCGGCGCGCTCCACGCGAGCGAGGCCGGCACGATCCTCCCCGGCGGCCTGCTCGACGTCGCCGCGTGGTCGCCGGGCCCGCTCTCGGGCGTCGTCGCCACGCGAGAGGCGCTCCTCGGCCAGGACCTCCCCCGCTCGCCTTGCCCGAGCGACGGGAGGTTTTTCTTTCTGGAACGATGA
- a CDS encoding sigma 54-interacting transcriptional regulator, whose translation MSKDPHAKDTVALVARPRECAIGRFRLQVTAGPDQGAMRVSDGAELSVGTAAGNHLVLTDRAVSRHHCVITVTDRGFLVRDLGSRNGTRLAGFRVEGAYLGPGAALGVGESTLRFDLLPDEIVEPLADEERYGRILGQSLSMRRLFAALPRIAASESTVLLEGETGTGKGLLAEVIHQKSPRAEGPFVVIDCSAIPPTLIEAELFGYMRGAFTSALQSRAGAFESAAGGTVFLDELGELPIDMQPKLLRALEERIVRRIGSLDPVKLDVRVIAATNRDLRQEVNRGTFRSDLYYRLNIVRIRLPPLRERREDIPPLVAHFYEQFARGAESLPPAELVAAFTKQDWPGNVRELRAAVERAILMEDEALWFEATLGAPPGSPAPPAGLDYEDDLALGSFRAAKERAVARWERGYIEALVRQSGGNLSRAARSAHMDRNHLRELLRRHGISAAEE comes from the coding sequence ATGAGCAAGGATCCGCACGCGAAGGACACGGTGGCCCTCGTCGCTCGTCCACGCGAGTGCGCCATCGGTCGTTTTCGCCTCCAGGTCACGGCGGGGCCCGATCAAGGCGCGATGCGCGTCTCCGACGGCGCCGAGCTCTCCGTGGGCACGGCGGCCGGCAATCACCTCGTCCTGACCGACCGCGCGGTATCACGTCACCATTGCGTGATCACCGTGACGGACCGCGGTTTTCTCGTGCGCGACCTCGGCAGCCGCAACGGCACGCGGCTCGCCGGCTTCCGCGTGGAAGGGGCCTACCTCGGACCGGGCGCGGCGCTCGGCGTCGGCGAATCCACGCTGCGCTTCGATCTCTTGCCGGACGAGATCGTCGAGCCGCTCGCCGACGAGGAGCGTTATGGTCGGATCCTCGGCCAGAGCCTCTCGATGCGCCGGCTCTTCGCGGCGCTGCCGCGGATCGCCGCCTCGGAATCGACGGTGCTCCTCGAGGGAGAGACGGGCACGGGCAAGGGGCTCCTCGCCGAGGTGATCCACCAGAAGAGCCCGCGCGCCGAGGGGCCGTTCGTGGTGATCGATTGCAGCGCGATCCCGCCGACGCTCATCGAGGCGGAGCTCTTCGGGTACATGCGCGGCGCGTTCACCTCGGCCCTGCAATCACGCGCCGGCGCCTTCGAGTCGGCCGCGGGCGGGACGGTTTTCCTGGACGAGCTCGGCGAGCTGCCGATCGACATGCAGCCGAAATTGCTCCGGGCGCTGGAGGAGCGGATCGTCCGGAGGATCGGGAGCCTCGACCCGGTCAAGCTCGACGTGCGGGTGATCGCCGCGACGAACCGGGACCTCCGGCAGGAGGTGAACCGCGGGACGTTCCGCTCGGACCTCTACTATCGGCTGAACATCGTGCGCATTCGATTGCCGCCGCTGCGCGAGCGGCGCGAGGACATCCCGCCGCTCGTCGCGCATTTTTACGAGCAATTCGCGCGGGGCGCGGAGTCGCTGCCGCCGGCGGAGCTCGTGGCGGCGTTCACGAAGCAGGACTGGCCGGGGAACGTGCGGGAGCTACGCGCGGCGGTGGAGCGGGCGATCCTGATGGAGGACGAGGCGCTCTGGTTCGAGGCGACGCTCGGCGCGCCGCCGGGATCGCCGGCGCCGCCGGCCGGGCTCGATTACGAGGACGACCTCGCCCTCGGCTCGTTCCGGGCGGCGAAGGAGCGGGCCGTGGCGCGGTGGGAGCGCGGGTACATCGAGGCCCTGGTGCGTCAGAGCGGGGGGAATCTGTCCCGCGCGGCGCGATCGGCGCACATGGATCGAAATCACCTGCGCGAGCTCTTGCGGAGGCACGGGATATCGGCCGCGGAGGAGTGA
- a CDS encoding serine/threonine-protein kinase, which produces MMGRQILTDYEIVRVLGQGGMGTVYEARSTKTGRPVAIKWLHVRPFASDDPDLLRFEQEARIAGSLDSPHVAGAIAVDRDPETGVPFQVMELLDGEDVRSLIARAGPLRPEIALRIVGQACEGLAAAHAVSVIHRDIKPENLFLARGGDGEVTVKLLDFGVAKIRRTPEAAGEGGALTAPAVSMTQSGQVIGTPLYMAPEQIENAKQVDARCDVYSMGVTLYAMLAGAPPHAHVKSLVELLYAITTQPPPPLAEVAPWVRAEVVRFVERAMAQAREDRFPSVEAMREALRPLLPEGVSLRQEALVGVTDEERKVVATHAPEPGQAGAERSAETVKTARARAAERARWMAAAAIVLVVLSIVAVIFLLNR; this is translated from the coding sequence ATGATGGGTCGGCAGATCCTCACCGACTACGAGATCGTCCGCGTGCTGGGTCAAGGCGGCATGGGGACGGTCTACGAGGCGAGGAGCACGAAGACGGGCCGGCCCGTGGCGATCAAGTGGCTGCACGTGCGCCCGTTCGCCTCCGACGACCCGGATCTGCTGCGCTTCGAGCAGGAGGCGCGGATCGCCGGCTCGCTCGACTCGCCACACGTCGCCGGCGCCATCGCCGTCGATCGGGATCCCGAGACCGGCGTGCCCTTCCAGGTGATGGAGCTGCTCGACGGCGAGGACGTTCGATCGCTGATCGCGCGCGCGGGCCCGCTCCGCCCCGAGATTGCGCTGCGAATCGTCGGGCAGGCCTGCGAGGGGCTCGCGGCGGCGCACGCCGTGAGCGTCATCCACCGCGACATCAAGCCAGAGAACCTCTTCCTCGCGCGGGGCGGGGACGGCGAGGTCACCGTGAAGCTCCTCGATTTCGGGGTCGCCAAGATTCGCCGCACGCCCGAGGCCGCGGGCGAGGGCGGCGCGCTCACGGCGCCGGCCGTATCGATGACGCAGAGCGGGCAGGTCATCGGCACGCCGCTCTACATGGCGCCCGAGCAGATCGAGAATGCGAAGCAGGTCGACGCCCGCTGCGACGTGTATTCGATGGGCGTGACGCTCTACGCGATGCTGGCGGGAGCGCCGCCGCACGCGCACGTGAAATCGCTGGTGGAGCTCCTGTATGCGATCACGACGCAGCCCCCGCCGCCGCTCGCTGAGGTCGCGCCCTGGGTGCGGGCCGAGGTCGTGCGTTTCGTGGAGAGGGCGATGGCGCAGGCCCGCGAGGACCGTTTTCCCAGCGTCGAGGCGATGCGCGAGGCGCTGCGCCCGCTCCTGCCGGAGGGAGTCTCCTTGCGGCAGGAGGCGCTCGTCGGCGTGACCGATGAGGAGCGGAAGGTTGTCGCGACGCACGCGCCGGAGCCGGGGCAGGCGGGGGCGGAGCGGTCCGCGGAGACGGTGAAGACCGCGCGGGCGAGGGCCGCGGAGCGGGCGAGGTGGATGGCCGCCGCCGCGATCGTGCTCGTGGTCCTCTCGATCGTGGCGGTGATTTTCCTGCTCAATCGGTGA